One Punica granatum isolate Tunisia-2019 chromosome 3, ASM765513v2, whole genome shotgun sequence genomic window carries:
- the LOC116200536 gene encoding uncharacterized protein LOC116200536, giving the protein MLFGLKNASTTYQRLVNKMFTKQLGRTIEAYVDGMIVKCCLASGHCIDLQETFDTLQRYQMRLNFQKCAFRVQFGKFLGLMITQWGIEANPEKVQAFLDMASPRNAHEMQKLTRGLAALNGFLASSVMILEEGIEQQPIYYISKVLLPTEKNCMAIEKWGIVLVFGINCALRTTIKPQALADFISEATGRDAKPFEAGHPTNQPWILMTDGSSIAKATCFSCVLVPLERDSLKCAMVLTFLATNNEAKYEALIIGLMIAKGAGVTNLRECEAKEDRMIKYAEQAKVLLASFPQFKVELIPRGENCKTDSLSKIGTEGVEAKGIQFVEILRKEGSTAAAQVMVVDQKATWMTPIVVYLKRDVLPDDPVKARRLRMLFAK; this is encoded by the exons ATGCTTTTCGGCCTGAAGAATGCAAGCACTACGTACCAGAGGCTGGTCAATAAGATGTTCACGAAACAACTAGGGAGGACTATTGAAGCATATGTAGATGGCATGATTGTGAAATGCTGCCTTGCAAGTGGTCATTGCATAGATTTGCAGGAAACCTTTGACACTCTGCAGAGATACCAAATGAGACTGAACTTTCAGAAGTGTGCTTTTAGAGTACAGTTCGGGAAGTTCTTAGGGTTAATGATCACTCAATGGGGGATCGAGGCCAATCCCGAGAAGGTTCAAGCCTTTCTGGACATGGCCTCCCCAAGGAATGCTCATGAAATGCAGAAGTTGACCAGGGGGTTAGCTGCATTGAATGGGTTCCTAGCAAG CTCAGTTATGATCCTCGAGGAGGGGATAGAGCAGCAACCAATTTACTATATTAGTAAGGTGTTGCTCCCAACAGAGAAGAACTGCATGGCTATTGAGAAGTGGGGCATAGTGTTGGTG TTTGGCATAAACTGCGCTCTGAGGACAACGATCAAGCCCCAGGCCTTGGCAGACTTTATCAGCGAAGCCACTGGTAGGGATGCAAAGCCTTTTGAGGCAGGGCATCCTACGAACCAACCATGGATTTTAATGACTGATGGATCCTCAATAGCGAAGGCAACATGCTTTAGCTGTGTTCTAGTCCCACTAGAAAGGGATTCGCTGAAGTGTGCCATGGTGTTGACTTTCCTTGCCACCAATAATGAGGCGAAGTATGAGGCGCTCATCATAGGCCTCATGATTGCGAAAGGGGCTGGGGTCACAAACTTGC GGGAGTGCGAAGCCAAGGAGGATCGCATGATCAAATATGCAGAACAAGCGAAGGTTCTGTTGGCAAGTTTCCCTCAGTTCAAGGTAGAGTTAATCCCACGAGGGGAGAACTGCAAAACTGATTCCCTTAGCAAGATTGGCACTGAGGGGGTCGAGGCGAAAGGGATCCAGTTCGTTGAGATCCTGAGGAAAGAGGGAAGCACTGCTGCTGCACAGGTCATGGTTGTGGATCAAAAGGCAACTTGGATGACTCCAATTGTCGTTTACTTGAAGAGAGATGTGCTGCCAGATGATCCCGTCAAAGCAAGGAGGCTAAGAATGTTGTTCGCAAAGTAA